In Effusibacillus pohliae DSM 22757, a single window of DNA contains:
- a CDS encoding restriction endonuclease yields the protein MIPSYQEIMLPLLQELADGKEHTSKDLYKVLADRFGLTEEERTQLMSNGRQPLFHNRVGWAQTYLKKAGLLETPKRGSYHITNRGLEVLSQKPASITVDYLMRFPEFVEFRSGNSDGDTRGPDNPGGLSLQTKEESTPEELLELGYRRMRQSLADELLARIKSCSPEFFERLVVDLLVQMGYGGSQSDAGKAIGRSGDGGIDGIIKEDRLGLDIIYIQAKRWEGSVGRPEIQKFVGALQGQRARKGVFLTTASFTKEAIEYTGMIDTKVVLVDGNELAQLMIDHGVGVTPLVTYEIKKIDQDYFMDE from the coding sequence TTGATCCCGTCCTATCAGGAAATCATGCTACCGCTGTTACAGGAGCTGGCAGATGGAAAAGAGCATACATCAAAGGACTTATACAAAGTCTTGGCTGACAGGTTTGGTTTGACTGAAGAAGAGCGTACACAACTGATGAGCAATGGACGCCAGCCGCTATTCCATAACCGAGTCGGTTGGGCCCAGACATATTTGAAAAAAGCCGGTTTGCTTGAAACACCGAAACGTGGGTCTTATCACATTACCAACAGAGGTCTAGAGGTCCTTAGCCAAAAACCGGCGTCAATTACGGTAGACTACCTCATGCGATTTCCTGAATTTGTGGAGTTTCGGTCAGGAAATTCCGATGGTGATACCAGGGGCCCCGACAATCCCGGTGGACTATCCTTGCAAACCAAAGAGGAATCAACACCAGAGGAACTACTGGAACTTGGTTATCGTCGAATGAGACAGTCATTGGCAGATGAGTTGCTGGCGAGGATCAAGTCCTGTTCACCCGAATTTTTTGAACGACTAGTAGTCGATTTGTTGGTGCAAATGGGCTACGGAGGTTCTCAGTCGGATGCAGGGAAGGCAATCGGCAGAAGCGGAGACGGGGGCATTGATGGGATCATAAAGGAAGATCGCCTAGGGCTCGACATAATATACATACAGGCGAAAAGATGGGAAGGAAGTGTGGGGCGCCCTGAAATTCAAAAGTTTGTTGGCGCTCTGCAAGGACAGCGGGCTCGCAAAGGCGTGTTTTTAACCACTGCATCATTCACAAAGGAAGCGATCGAATACACCGGGATGATAGACACCAAGGTCGTTTTGGTAGACGGCAATGAACTGGCACAGTTGATGATTGACCACGGCGTCGGGGTGACTCCGTTGGTCACATACGAGATTAAGAAAATAGATCAAGACTATTTCATGGATGAGTGA